Proteins co-encoded in one Brassica oleracea var. oleracea cultivar TO1000 chromosome C4, BOL, whole genome shotgun sequence genomic window:
- the LOC106337412 gene encoding protein IQ-DOMAIN 1, with amino-acid sequence MGSGNFFKAIIGSKKGKQTKGLSTAVKSKASKKKGTHASSLVVRSEDWAATRIQSAFRAYKARKMLRRLKGIARAKELTEKHPVKKQAAVTLKYLHSWSKIQSQIKARRVGMVMESRLMHKRLENQQKLEAKLHDIEVEWNGGAETKDEILGRIHQREEATIKRERALAYAFAHQWKAEGKTQWLGGYELGNTNWGWSWKERWIAVRPWEVRHSLTPKKPRSLKTVCCKSETKSNSPAKRVSSVSAKAPASGAAVKPRRLSFPGA; translated from the exons ATGGGTTCTGGGAACTTTTTCAAGGCAATAATTGGTTCAAAGAAAGGGAAACAAACAAAG GGACTTTCTACTGCTGTGAAATCAAAAGCTTCCAAGAAGAAGGGTACTCATGCTTCATCACTAGTTGTCCGTAGCGAGGATTGGGCAGCAACTAGAATCCAGTCTGCGTTTAGAGCCTATAAG GCTAGAAAAATGTTAAGGCGTCTAAAAGGGATTGCAAGAGCAAAGGAGTTAACTGAAAAGCATCCAGTGAAGAAGCAAGCGGCGGTTACACTGAAGTATCTTCACTCATGGAGTAAGATACAGTCTCAGATAAAGGCTCGCCGAGTTGGCATGGTCATGGAAAGCCGACTGATGCATAAAAGATTAGAGAATCAGCAGAAGCTTGAGGCTAAGCTTCACGATATTGAG GTTGAATGGAATGGTGGGGCAGAGACAAAAGACGAGATCTTGGGGAGGATACATCAAAGGGAAGAAGCAACGATCAAGCGGGAAAGAGCCCTGGCTTATGCCTTCGCTCATCAG TGGAAAGCAGAGGGTAAGACTCAGTGGCTAGGGGGTTATGAGCTGGGGAATACTAATTGGGGTTGGAGCTGGAAAGAGCGTTGGATTGCTGTTCGTCCTTGGGAAGTTAGACATTCTTTGACTCCTAAGAAACCAAGGAGTTTAAAGACAGTTTGTTGCAAGAGTGAAACTAAGTCAAACTCACCGGCAAAGAGAGTATCATCAGTCTCAGCCAAAGCTCCGGCTTCTGGAGCCGCCGTGAAACCACGGAGATTGTCATTTCCAGGCGCCTGA
- the LOC106342065 gene encoding nudix hydrolase 22, chloroplastic yields the protein MESAAAKIFSTASSRLLALAQQLRLYKAEESTWKLISRVGFQESTSPAKKAAVLICLFEGDDGDLRVILTKRSSGLSTHSGEVSLPGGKAEEGDKDDDGVTATREAEEEIGLHPSLVDVVAFLEPFLSQHFLRVTPVVGILWDRKAFNPTPNPAEVEAVFDAPLEMFLKDENRRSEEIEWNGKRHLLHFFDYSTGDKDYVIWGLTARILIRVASLVYQRPPAFVERIPDFKYPRM from the exons ATGGAGTCCGCAGCCGCGAAAATCTTCTCAACTGCATCATCCAGACTCCTCGCCTTGGCGCAGCAGCTTCGTCTATACAAGGCAGAAGAGAGCACCTGGAAACTGATCTCCCGCGTTGGGTTTCAAGAATCTACGTCTCCGGCGAAGAAAGCGGCTGTCTTGATCTGTCTCTTCGAAGGAGACGACGGCGATTTGCGTGTCATCCTCACTAAGAGGTCTTCCGGATTGTCTACTCACTCAG GAGAAGTTTCTTTGCCGGGTGGTAAAGCAGAGGAGGGTGATAAGGATGATGATGGTGTTACTGCCACCAGAGAGGCAGAGGAAGAGATTGGATTGCACCCTTCGCTTGTTGATGTTGTTGCTTTCCTCGAACCTTTTCTCTCTCAG CATTTTCTTAGAGTGACTCCTGTAGTGGGAATATTATGGGATAGAAAAGCATTCAATCCAACGCCAAATCCTGCTGAAGTGGAAGCTGTGTTTGATGCACCACTTGAAATGTTTCTGAAG GATGAGAACCGGAGATCCGAGGAGATTGAGTGGAACGGGAAAAGGCATTTGCTTCACTTCTTTGATTACAGTACAGGAGATAAGGATTACGTTATATGGGGTTTAACTGCTAGAATCTTGATAAGAGTTGCATCTCTGGTATATCAACGACCACCTGCTTTCGTTGAACGGATACCTGACTTTAAGTACCCCAGAATG TGA
- the LOC106342067 gene encoding branched-chain-amino-acid aminotransferase 6-like, giving the protein MYVAKCRQGESFTEGKIVPYGDISISPCSPILNYGQGLFEGLKAYRTEDDRILIFRPHENALRMQDGAERLCMASPSVEFFVEAVKQTVIANKKWVPPPGKGALYIRPLLIGSGANLGVAPAPEYPFLIYASPVGDYHKGSTGLNLKVDHKHHRAHSGGTGGVQSCTNYSHVS; this is encoded by the exons ATGTATGTGGCGAAGTGCAGACAAGGAGAGAGTTTCACAGAAGGGAAGATTGTTCCTTATGGTGACATTTCAATCAGCCCTTGTTCTCCTATTCTCAACTATGGCCAG GGACTATTTGAAGGTCTGAAAGCTTACAGGACAGAAGACGACCGGATTTTGATTTTCCGACCTCACGAAAACGCTCTCCGCATGCAAGATGGTGCAGAAAGGCTTTGTATGGCATCACCTTCTGTGGAATTTTTCGTCGAAGCAGTTAAGCAAACTGTGATTGCCAACAAGAAATGG GTTCCTCCTCCGGGTAAAGGAGCTTTGTATATAAGACCTCTGCTAATAGGGAGTGGCGCTAACCTCGGAGTAGCTCCAGCACCTGAGTACCCGTTCCTCATTTACGCATCTCCCGTAGGAGATTACCACAAG GGAAGCACAGGTCTGAACCTAAAAGTTGATCATAAGCATCACAGAGCTCATTCTGGTGGGACGGGTGGTGTCCAGAGTTGCACAAACTATTCTCATGTAAGTTAA